One bacterium genomic region harbors:
- a CDS encoding sigma-70 family RNA polymerase sigma factor, translated as MSPVPFVIGQWVRDERFYGRGRLLDEALNGPRNALWVLGTRRIGKTSLLKQLELLSSTETPQRYFPLFWDLQGADDPEELRAGFIDALLDAEERLEQAGVAASELETGDLFTTMGRLRRKLRSKELKLLLLCDEVEELIKLHEKDPALLRKLRHAMLASDDVRSVLASTIRLCVLADQRGDTSPFLHGFSPPVYIKTLFDEEARALVRQDHLAAEARPRLESEIVEKLCECCDNHPYLLQLVAKRLLETGDLDEAIEEVAADQMVSYFFSVDFDMLTETEQDILRSVARNNSAASASLQANLSIEAAPLQSALQNLRNLGFIRRDDERRVVLANYFFRRWLTDLTPGFGGRGSLGSRGSRGNRGGSSSTEVLNRTSAPTLAWPDTKSVLDGRYELRRKVGEGATGVVYEAHDRLLQARIAIKLLRKEYAGNRLVLERFRQEILLSRNLGHPNILRLYHLGEFQNRAYLTMQWVEGRTLADEISSEAPLPQERVAFVGTRLASALEAAHTHNVLHRDIKPQNVLLDRSDEPLVTDFGLARLLEGPGVTTAGVFLGTPNYVSPEQARLEPLDGRSDLYSLGVVLFEMATGRCPFRGESASEVLEMHRNQPPPDPRDFVPDLTSELAALISSCLEKDREQRIANAAELRQALEHLLPGGRAPDHSGAAISQIGARSFDDDDSVDSDGAASPRPHPSTDELLPVVYNELRRLARGFLGRERPNHTLQPTALVHEAYLRLADQSRVDWAGRTHFFAVGAKMMRRLLIDHARAHGRLKRGGDVQKVTLLEGLTPDGGNDLGLDELLSLDAALEELAAESPRQALIVEQRFFGGLTVEEVAEQLGVSKRTVEAEWTAARAWLRRRLT; from the coding sequence ATGAGCCCGGTACCCTTCGTCATCGGTCAATGGGTGCGCGACGAGCGTTTCTACGGCCGCGGCCGTCTCCTTGACGAAGCTCTGAACGGACCCCGCAACGCCCTCTGGGTGCTGGGCACGCGCCGCATCGGCAAGACCTCGCTCTTGAAGCAGCTCGAGCTTCTGAGCTCCACCGAAACCCCGCAACGCTATTTTCCGTTGTTCTGGGATCTGCAGGGGGCCGACGATCCCGAGGAGCTTCGTGCCGGCTTCATCGACGCCCTTCTCGACGCCGAGGAGCGTCTGGAGCAGGCCGGCGTAGCCGCCTCCGAGCTCGAGACGGGCGACCTGTTCACCACGATGGGCCGCCTGCGCAGAAAGCTGCGCTCAAAGGAACTCAAGCTCCTTCTGCTCTGCGACGAGGTGGAAGAGCTGATCAAACTCCACGAGAAAGACCCGGCACTGCTGCGCAAACTGCGCCACGCGATGCTGGCGTCGGACGATGTCCGCTCGGTCCTGGCGTCCACCATACGACTGTGCGTGCTCGCCGATCAGCGCGGCGACACCTCACCATTTCTGCACGGATTCAGCCCACCCGTCTACATCAAGACGCTTTTCGACGAGGAAGCGCGCGCGCTCGTTCGACAGGACCACCTTGCCGCCGAGGCTCGGCCGCGGCTCGAGAGCGAGATCGTCGAGAAGCTGTGCGAGTGCTGCGATAACCATCCCTATCTGCTGCAGCTGGTCGCAAAACGGCTACTCGAGACCGGAGACCTCGATGAAGCCATCGAAGAAGTAGCCGCCGACCAGATGGTGAGCTACTTCTTCTCGGTCGACTTCGACATGCTCACGGAGACCGAGCAGGACATCCTGAGGAGCGTGGCGCGCAACAACTCCGCCGCAAGCGCCTCGCTTCAAGCCAATCTGTCGATCGAAGCGGCCCCGCTCCAGAGTGCGCTTCAGAACCTCCGGAATCTCGGCTTCATTCGGCGCGACGACGAACGTCGGGTGGTCCTGGCCAACTACTTCTTTCGTCGCTGGCTCACCGACCTCACACCCGGTTTCGGTGGTCGCGGCAGCCTCGGGAGCCGTGGGAGCCGTGGCAACCGGGGTGGCAGCTCGAGCACGGAGGTGTTGAACCGAACCAGCGCCCCGACACTGGCCTGGCCGGACACGAAATCGGTGCTCGATGGCCGCTACGAGCTGCGGCGCAAGGTCGGCGAAGGCGCAACCGGAGTGGTCTACGAAGCTCACGATCGCCTGCTCCAGGCACGAATCGCGATCAAGCTCTTGCGCAAGGAGTACGCCGGTAACCGACTGGTGCTCGAGCGCTTCCGCCAGGAAATCCTCCTTTCACGCAATCTGGGACACCCCAATATCCTGCGTCTCTACCATCTGGGCGAGTTCCAGAATCGCGCCTATCTCACTATGCAGTGGGTCGAAGGCCGGACTCTCGCCGACGAAATCTCGTCCGAAGCTCCCCTTCCTCAAGAGAGAGTCGCCTTCGTCGGTACCCGGCTCGCGTCGGCTCTCGAAGCCGCCCACACCCACAATGTCCTCCATCGCGACATCAAGCCCCAGAACGTCCTGCTGGATCGAAGCGACGAACCGCTCGTCACGGACTTCGGCCTGGCGCGACTGCTCGAGGGACCCGGCGTAACGACCGCCGGCGTCTTTCTCGGCACCCCCAACTACGTATCGCCCGAGCAGGCTCGTCTCGAGCCGCTCGATGGGCGTTCGGACCTGTATTCGCTCGGCGTCGTGCTGTTCGAGATGGCGACCGGGCGCTGCCCGTTTCGAGGGGAGAGCGCCAGCGAAGTGCTGGAGATGCATCGCAACCAGCCACCACCCGATCCACGAGACTTCGTTCCCGACCTCACGTCCGAGCTCGCGGCGCTCATCTCGAGCTGCCTGGAAAAGGACCGCGAGCAGCGGATCGCAAATGCGGCCGAGCTCAGACAGGCTCTCGAGCACCTGCTCCCCGGAGGCAGAGCGCCGGATCATTCCGGAGCGGCGATCTCCCAGATCGGCGCGCGATCCTTCGATGACGATGATTCCGTCGATTCAGACGGTGCCGCGAGCCCGAGGCCTCATCCATCGACGGATGAGCTTCTGCCGGTTGTCTACAACGAGCTTCGCCGACTGGCTCGCGGATTCCTCGGCCGTGAACGACCCAACCACACCCTGCAACCCACCGCCCTTGTGCACGAGGCCTACCTGCGGCTCGCCGACCAGAGTCGAGTCGATTGGGCGGGGCGGACGCATTTCTTCGCGGTCGGCGCCAAGATGATGAGACGTCTGCTGATCGATCACGCCCGTGCCCACGGGCGCCTCAAGCGCGGCGGCGATGTTCAAAAGGTAACCCTCCTCGAAGGCCTGACGCCGGATGGCGGCAACGACCTCGGCCTGGACGAGCTGCTGAGCCTCGACGCCGCCCTCGAAGAGCTGGCAGCCGAGAGCCCTCGGCAGGCACTCATCGTCGAGCAGCGATTCTTCGGCGGTCTCACGGTCGAAGAGGTAGCCGAACAGTTGGGCGTGTCGAAGCGAACCGTGGAGGCCGAATGGACGGCGGCCCGAGCCTGGCTGCGCCGAAGGCTGACCTGA
- a CDS encoding porin family protein has protein sequence MTRMNTYKTYLFGLAAGMLVAALLALPASASAETDTGWQIRFYAAAIDMSDAPSGTNDYSGSSFDLDVGAGVGFNAEYRFTPRLGVDLGILSGAGVDVETGTSWTGNPGWMTSDTVTFTPLTLGLDIHLTPDERVDFYVCPLVAMIQYGSLAVRNGPTGVSTEWDFDEDFAVGAALGLGIPFGQNRWSFETSLTYLESSIDGSNRDGLRLGSDYDSTIFGFGFGYRFGQRAG, from the coding sequence ATGACTCGAATGAACACGTACAAGACCTACCTATTTGGTCTGGCAGCGGGCATGCTCGTCGCCGCCTTGCTCGCGTTGCCGGCGAGCGCGTCGGCGGAAACCGACACGGGCTGGCAGATCCGCTTCTATGCCGCGGCCATCGACATGAGTGACGCCCCCAGCGGGACCAATGACTACAGTGGCTCGAGTTTCGACCTCGATGTCGGTGCCGGCGTGGGCTTCAACGCAGAGTACCGGTTCACGCCGCGGCTCGGAGTCGATCTCGGGATTCTCAGTGGAGCCGGAGTCGACGTCGAGACCGGCACGAGCTGGACCGGCAACCCAGGCTGGATGACCAGCGACACGGTGACCTTCACCCCGCTGACCCTCGGTCTCGACATCCATCTGACTCCGGATGAACGGGTCGACTTTTATGTTTGTCCGCTGGTGGCAATGATTCAGTACGGCAGTCTGGCGGTTCGCAACGGGCCGACCGGGGTCAGTACGGAGTGGGACTTCGACGAGGACTTCGCGGTGGGTGCCGCGCTCGGACTCGGCATTCCCTTTGGTCAGAATCGCTGGTCGTTTGAAACCAGCCTCACGTATCTCGAGAGCAGTATCGACGGCAGCAATCGTGACGGCCTGAGGCTTGGTAGCGACTACGACTCGACGATCTTCGGTTTCGGCTTCGGCTACCGCTTCGGGCAGCGAGCCGGCTGA
- a CDS encoding DUF2807 domain-containing protein: MRTVSMNHIRWCLLVLVALGAVGALAEPAEAARPPIGRTYYTVAMGLDTGYDMQTQCFEFHEERLCTLDGRICGSWAPTAGIRREMGLSFDLTTVSDGDLMQLDGMARLDTRGKRSSLAGTGKFSSVDGEEPGVNFAVAAREVGKAECLDLLEDSPDADDGPVIVGSGNLVTEEREVGDFHGLVASGVGLVEIRHGANESLRITASDNILPILTSEVRDGLLILGSSGRFRTHDNNIDNIRFEITVRDFDELTLSGVLGVDIPGLDTDRFDVNISGVSAVTAAGRADVQKVAIAGVSRYDARDLSSRRVEIDVTGPSSAVVRVSNTLRGSVTGGATLEYIGNPTVDVTVDFVSTLRKIG; the protein is encoded by the coding sequence ATGAGAACCGTTTCAATGAACCACATTCGCTGGTGCTTGTTGGTTTTGGTGGCGCTGGGTGCGGTCGGTGCTCTGGCCGAGCCCGCCGAGGCCGCCCGGCCGCCCATCGGCCGGACCTACTACACCGTCGCCATGGGCCTCGATACCGGCTACGACATGCAGACGCAGTGCTTCGAGTTTCACGAGGAGAGGCTCTGCACACTCGACGGCCGGATCTGCGGTTCCTGGGCTCCGACGGCCGGTATCAGGCGAGAGATGGGGCTGTCGTTCGATCTGACGACGGTCTCCGACGGCGACCTCATGCAGCTGGACGGAATGGCCCGCCTGGACACCCGGGGCAAGCGGAGCTCGCTGGCCGGCACCGGCAAGTTCAGCTCGGTCGATGGCGAGGAACCGGGCGTCAACTTCGCCGTCGCGGCCCGGGAAGTGGGCAAGGCCGAGTGTCTGGACCTGCTCGAAGACTCGCCGGACGCAGATGACGGACCCGTCATCGTCGGCTCCGGCAACCTGGTGACCGAGGAGCGCGAAGTCGGTGACTTTCACGGCCTGGTGGCGAGTGGCGTCGGTTTGGTCGAGATTCGGCACGGGGCGAACGAGTCCCTCCGAATCACCGCGTCCGACAATATCTTGCCGATCCTGACGTCGGAAGTGCGCGATGGCCTTCTGATCCTCGGCTCGAGCGGGCGGTTCAGAACCCACGACAACAATATCGACAACATTCGCTTCGAGATCACCGTGCGTGACTTCGATGAGCTGACTCTTTCGGGCGTGCTTGGAGTCGATATTCCCGGCCTCGACACCGATCGGTTCGACGTCAACATCAGCGGTGTTTCCGCCGTGACCGCAGCGGGCCGAGCCGATGTTCAGAAGGTCGCAATCGCAGGGGTCAGCCGCTACGATGCTCGCGATCTTTCGAGCCGAAGGGTCGAGATCGACGTCACGGGGCCCAGCTCCGCGGTCGTTCGCGTGAGCAACACCCTGCGAGGCAGCGTCACCGGAGGCGCCACGCTCGAGTACATCGGCAACCCCACGGTCGACGTCACGGTCGACTTCGTTTCGACGCTTCGGAAGATCGGCTAG
- a CDS encoding CBS domain-containing protein: MKRIPTVKSVMTPFPYSIGIDEPLTAAAEMMREHEFRHLPVVEGGELVGVLSERLVGEVAERGKQSASRPKVRDAPIGEAYIVGLEEPLDNVVLKMADRHLGSALVVKEGRLAGIFTSTDACRCLGEYLRSEFPVGGDDVA; this comes from the coding sequence ATGAAGAGGATTCCCACCGTCAAGAGCGTGATGACGCCGTTTCCGTACTCCATCGGAATCGACGAGCCGCTGACCGCGGCCGCCGAGATGATGCGTGAGCACGAGTTCCGGCATCTTCCGGTGGTCGAAGGCGGCGAGCTAGTGGGCGTTCTGAGCGAGCGGTTAGTGGGCGAGGTCGCCGAGCGCGGCAAGCAGTCGGCGAGCCGGCCCAAGGTCCGCGACGCGCCCATCGGCGAGGCCTATATCGTTGGCCTCGAGGAACCTCTCGATAACGTCGTTCTGAAGATGGCGGATCGCCATCTGGGCTCGGCCTTGGTGGTCAAAGAGGGCCGGCTCGCGGGTATCTTCACTTCGACCGACGCCTGCCGCTGTCTCGGTGAGTACCTGCGCTCCGAGTTCCCGGTCGGGGGCGACGACGTCGCCTAG
- a CDS encoding GYD domain-containing protein → MSTFVLMTRLQPEQLKDAEARVKSGKEWLEKVNKACPEVKWIASYALLGPYDFMNIYEAPDVETAHKVSLVSRAEGALMAESWEALPYDRYLELMDEVT, encoded by the coding sequence ATGTCGACATTCGTTCTCATGACGCGCCTCCAACCGGAGCAGCTGAAGGACGCCGAGGCCCGGGTAAAGTCGGGCAAGGAGTGGCTCGAGAAGGTCAACAAGGCGTGTCCGGAGGTCAAGTGGATCGCCTCCTACGCTCTTCTGGGGCCCTACGACTTCATGAACATCTACGAAGCCCCGGACGTCGAGACGGCCCACAAGGTGTCACTCGTCTCTCGGGCCGAGGGGGCGCTCATGGCGGAAAGCTGGGAGGCGCTGCCCTATGATCGCTACCTCGAGCTGATGGACGAGGTGACGTAG
- the ggt gene encoding gamma-glutamyltransferase, translated as MKRTNLRRALSLALFWLALASSLQAQTRPSRPADRGLVVSDHHLASEVGREALRRGGNAIDAAVATAFALAVTHPSAGNIGGGGFLVYHGADGEVTSFNFREKAPLAASATMYVDPSGEVRANSNTDGPLSVGVPGTVAGLWLAHQKLGSLEWRSLVQPAVDLAREGFPVSWELKPFMENVAAVEHPWYDETRRVFLDDGKPYDAGAIFTQPDLARSLERVRDQGQDGFYRGETAKLLGDFMEKHGGLITEEDLIRYTATEQKPVRGTYRGYDVYGMAPPSSGGIATIEMLNVLEAFDLEALGHNSAAYVHLLAEAMRRAFADRAEHLGDPAFNPDQPVARLLSKDHAAALRGTIDPERASPSSIEEFSAAYLGHTESEETTHFSIVDADGNVVALTYTIEAWYGSRMVVEGAGFLLNNEMGDFNPLPGTTTDRGLIGTDPNLTAPGKRMLSSMSPTIIAKDGKPYLVIGSPGGRTIINTVLQVILNVLDYEMNIAEAIAAPRVHHQWLPDELRIEKWGLSPDSKALLEARGHRLVERRAQGRAHGIRIDLETGRRYAASDPRAYNGAAAGD; from the coding sequence ATGAAAAGAACGAATCTCCGCCGAGCTCTGTCGCTCGCTCTCTTCTGGCTGGCTCTTGCGAGCTCGCTTCAAGCCCAGACCCGGCCGTCGAGACCGGCCGATCGAGGCCTGGTGGTAAGCGACCATCATCTGGCTTCCGAAGTCGGTCGCGAGGCCCTGCGCCGGGGGGGCAACGCGATCGACGCTGCCGTCGCCACGGCTTTCGCTCTCGCGGTCACCCACCCCTCGGCGGGCAATATCGGGGGCGGCGGTTTTCTCGTCTATCACGGCGCCGACGGCGAAGTGACCAGCTTCAACTTCCGCGAGAAGGCCCCACTGGCGGCGTCCGCCACCATGTATGTCGATCCCAGCGGCGAGGTGCGCGCCAACTCGAACACCGATGGCCCGCTCTCGGTCGGCGTGCCGGGCACCGTCGCCGGGCTCTGGCTAGCCCACCAGAAGCTCGGAAGCCTCGAGTGGAGAAGCCTCGTCCAGCCTGCCGTGGATCTGGCTCGAGAGGGCTTTCCGGTGTCCTGGGAGCTCAAGCCCTTCATGGAGAACGTCGCCGCGGTCGAGCACCCCTGGTACGACGAAACCCGCCGGGTCTTCCTCGACGACGGCAAACCGTATGACGCCGGTGCGATCTTCACCCAGCCCGACCTGGCGCGCAGCCTCGAGCGCGTTCGAGACCAGGGGCAAGACGGCTTCTATCGTGGCGAAACTGCGAAGCTACTTGGCGACTTCATGGAGAAACACGGCGGCCTGATCACCGAGGAGGACCTCATCCGGTACACGGCCACCGAGCAGAAGCCGGTTCGCGGCACCTATCGAGGCTACGACGTCTACGGCATGGCTCCGCCGTCGAGCGGCGGCATCGCGACTATCGAGATGCTCAACGTGCTCGAAGCCTTCGACCTCGAAGCCCTCGGGCACAACAGCGCCGCCTACGTTCACCTGCTGGCGGAAGCCATGCGGCGCGCGTTTGCCGACCGCGCCGAGCATCTGGGGGATCCGGCGTTCAATCCCGACCAACCGGTTGCGCGTCTGCTGTCCAAGGATCACGCGGCGGCGCTCCGGGGGACAATCGATCCCGAGAGAGCCTCGCCGAGCTCGATCGAGGAATTCTCGGCCGCCTACCTGGGGCACACCGAGAGCGAGGAAACCACGCACTTCTCGATCGTGGATGCCGACGGCAATGTGGTGGCGCTGACCTACACCATCGAGGCCTGGTACGGATCGCGGATGGTGGTCGAGGGCGCCGGGTTTCTACTCAACAACGAGATGGGCGACTTCAACCCGCTTCCCGGAACGACCACCGACCGCGGGTTGATCGGGACCGATCCCAACCTGACCGCGCCCGGGAAGAGAATGCTGTCTTCAATGAGCCCAACGATCATCGCCAAGGACGGCAAGCCGTATCTGGTGATCGGCAGTCCCGGAGGCCGCACCATCATCAACACGGTTCTCCAGGTGATCCTGAACGTTCTCGACTACGAAATGAACATCGCCGAGGCCATCGCCGCGCCGCGCGTCCACCATCAGTGGCTGCCGGACGAGCTCCGAATCGAGAAGTGGGGCCTGTCACCCGATTCGAAGGCCCTGCTCGAGGCCAGGGGACATCGCCTGGTCGAGCGCCGGGCGCAGGGCCGCGCCCACGGTATTCGCATCGACCTGGAGACCGGCAGGCGATACGCCGCATCCGACCCGCGCGCCTACAACGGCGCCGCGGCGGGCGACTAG
- the speB gene encoding agmatinase: MPTVSLLGLPTDAASSFTRGAAEGPAAIRAALYSDSSNLTTETGVDLGASDGWRDLGDLESTGVQPTRNEIECAVAGELDAGSRVLGLGGDHSVTYPILRAHRRHHEPLTVVQIDAHPDLYDSFEGDRFSHACPFARVMEEGLATRLVQVGIRAANRHQCEQAERFGVEMVPRQSWLDLESLELEPPVYLSIDLDGLDPAFAPGVSHPEAGGLSTGEVLEVIWRLPGLVGADVVELNPARDAAGVTAAAAGKLVKELLGRLLT; encoded by the coding sequence ATGCCGACAGTCTCACTCCTCGGCCTGCCCACCGACGCGGCTTCGAGCTTCACCCGCGGCGCCGCCGAAGGGCCGGCGGCGATTCGTGCGGCGCTCTACTCGGACTCCTCCAACCTCACGACCGAGACCGGTGTCGATCTCGGCGCCAGCGACGGCTGGCGCGATTTGGGAGACCTCGAGTCGACCGGTGTCCAGCCGACGCGCAACGAGATCGAGTGCGCCGTCGCTGGAGAACTGGACGCAGGTAGTCGCGTTCTCGGCCTGGGAGGCGACCACAGCGTCACCTACCCGATCTTGCGGGCGCATCGAAGACATCATGAGCCCCTAACGGTCGTCCAGATCGACGCTCACCCCGATCTCTACGACAGCTTCGAAGGCGACCGTTTCTCCCACGCCTGCCCCTTCGCCAGAGTCATGGAAGAGGGACTTGCCACTCGTCTGGTCCAGGTTGGGATCCGAGCCGCCAACCGGCATCAATGTGAACAGGCCGAGCGCTTCGGCGTCGAGATGGTGCCGCGGCAAAGTTGGCTGGATCTCGAATCCCTCGAGCTCGAACCGCCCGTCTATCTGTCGATCGACCTCGACGGGCTCGATCCGGCCTTCGCGCCCGGGGTCTCCCACCCGGAAGCCGGCGGCCTGAGCACTGGTGAGGTCCTGGAGGTGATCTGGCGCCTGCCGGGGCTCGTCGGCGCCGATGTCGTCGAGCTCAATCCGGCGCGCGACGCCGCCGGCGTCACCGCCGCCGCCGCCGGCAAGCTGGTCAAGGAGCTCCTCGGGCGACTGCTGACCTGA
- a CDS encoding ABC transporter permease, with the protein MFRHAAHLAHLGKLTWVEVKIFLREPMGAIGTVLIPVILFIVLGRLFRGETRAPRFVSVDLPIFVVIFIVIGAVLSLTTIIAIYREGGILKRLKATPLSPLVILSTHVVVKLVLTSVTLALMVVAGRRFYSGPPPPAPTSFFLGVILVSVSLLSLGFILASVVRTARFAQPIGSILLYALLSISGLFFPIRILPEAWQAVALASPITHGVSLLRGLWAGDGWAAHWVAILALIANLVICSAISKRVFRWE; encoded by the coding sequence ATGTTCCGCCACGCGGCCCACCTCGCCCACCTTGGAAAACTCACCTGGGTGGAGGTCAAGATCTTTCTGCGCGAGCCGATGGGAGCGATTGGAACCGTTCTGATTCCGGTCATCCTGTTCATCGTTCTGGGACGTCTGTTCCGGGGCGAGACGCGGGCGCCGAGATTCGTCTCGGTAGATCTTCCCATCTTCGTCGTGATCTTCATCGTCATCGGAGCCGTCCTCTCGTTGACCACGATCATCGCGATTTACCGCGAGGGCGGGATCCTGAAGCGCCTCAAAGCGACACCTCTGTCACCGTTGGTGATTCTGAGCACCCACGTCGTGGTCAAGTTGGTGCTGACCTCGGTGACCTTGGCGCTCATGGTGGTGGCGGGACGCCGGTTCTACTCGGGACCGCCTCCACCGGCGCCGACGAGCTTCTTTCTGGGAGTGATTCTGGTCAGCGTGAGCCTGCTCTCACTGGGATTCATTCTGGCCTCGGTCGTCCGGACGGCTCGCTTCGCCCAGCCCATCGGCTCGATCCTTCTGTATGCATTGCTTTCAATCTCGGGGCTTTTCTTCCCGATCCGGATCCTGCCCGAGGCCTGGCAGGCGGTCGCTTTGGCTTCTCCGATCACGCACGGCGTGAGCCTGCTGCGCGGCCTATGGGCCGGGGACGGCTGGGCCGCCCACTGGGTCGCGATTCTGGCCCTGATCGCCAATCTGGTGATCTGCTCGGCGATCTCGAAGCGCGTCTTTCGCTGGGAGTGA
- a CDS encoding ABC transporter ATP-binding protein — translation MTPVVEVSDLRKTYGSLTAVDGVSFSVEEGEIFGLLGPNGAGKTTTMECVEGVRDPDSGRIRVLGCDPQARSSDLLQRIGVQLQEAQLQKRIKVWEAVDLWTTLFSTAVDGERLLEELGLAEKRNARFMNLSGGQKQRLFIALALINDPELVFVDELTTGLDPQARRTIWELVLGIKERGKTVFLTTHLMEEAERLCDRVAVIEHGRLIELGTAEELVTRHCPERAVFLSSDDEVSAEAFSGIPGVATVEVMDGRFHLVGTGPDFISRVIECIAEHRIRVKDLRTETPNLEDVFLKLTGHSIRD, via the coding sequence GTGACTCCCGTCGTAGAGGTTTCGGATCTTAGGAAGACCTATGGCTCTCTGACCGCCGTGGACGGTGTTTCGTTCAGCGTGGAGGAGGGCGAGATCTTCGGGCTCCTGGGGCCCAACGGCGCCGGCAAGACGACGACGATGGAGTGCGTCGAGGGTGTGCGCGATCCGGACTCGGGACGCATCCGGGTTCTCGGGTGCGATCCGCAAGCTCGGTCTTCCGATCTTCTGCAGCGGATAGGTGTCCAGCTGCAGGAAGCGCAGCTTCAGAAGCGAATCAAGGTCTGGGAGGCGGTCGATCTCTGGACGACCTTGTTCTCCACAGCCGTCGATGGTGAAAGGCTACTGGAAGAGCTGGGACTCGCGGAAAAGCGCAATGCCAGGTTCATGAACCTGTCGGGAGGCCAGAAGCAAAGACTCTTCATCGCCCTGGCCCTGATCAACGACCCTGAGCTGGTCTTTGTGGATGAGCTCACAACCGGTCTCGATCCGCAGGCGCGCCGCACGATCTGGGAGCTGGTCCTGGGCATCAAGGAGCGCGGCAAGACGGTCTTTCTCACCACCCATCTGATGGAGGAGGCCGAGCGTCTGTGCGACCGGGTGGCGGTGATCGAGCACGGTCGCCTGATCGAGCTTGGCACCGCCGAGGAGCTTGTCACCAGGCACTGTCCGGAGCGAGCGGTGTTCCTATCGAGCGACGACGAGGTTAGCGCGGAAGCGTTCTCGGGCATCCCCGGAGTCGCCACGGTCGAAGTCATGGATGGGCGCTTTCATCTGGTCGGGACCGGCCCGGATTTCATCTCCAGAGTGATCGAATGCATCGCGGAGCATCGGATTCGGGTCAAGGACCTCCGGACCGAAACGCCCAACCTGGAAGATGTGTTTCTCAAGCTGACGGGGCACTCGATTCGTGACTGA
- a CDS encoding threonine/serine dehydratase yields the protein MRQEVEAAAKRIAGRVRLTPVETSPALAEAGARTVWLKLENLQLTGSFKLRGATNKILSLSEDERERGVVAASSGNHGAAVACAAAAAGCRALVFVPEGAAGSKVAAIRSWGAEVRSHGNDSLLAEIEARRHAAVEGMTYLSPYNDPAVVAGQGTLGAELVQQIERLDAVFLALGGGGLIGGVGGYLKSVWPSLRVIACSPENSPVMHASLKAGKILEMESLPTLSDGTAGGVETGAITFALCREIIDESWVVSEDEIREALKLILGSHHTLVEGAAGVAVAGYLANRERFAGMNVAIVLCGANIDLGVLKEIL from the coding sequence CTGCGACAAGAAGTAGAGGCCGCCGCAAAGAGGATCGCCGGACGGGTCCGGCTGACCCCCGTCGAAACCTCTCCAGCGCTGGCGGAGGCAGGTGCCCGCACGGTCTGGCTCAAACTCGAGAACCTGCAACTCACCGGCTCCTTCAAGCTTCGGGGCGCCACCAACAAGATCCTGTCGCTCAGCGAAGACGAGCGCGAGCGCGGCGTCGTGGCCGCGTCTTCGGGGAATCATGGCGCCGCCGTCGCCTGCGCCGCGGCCGCCGCCGGTTGCCGAGCACTCGTCTTCGTGCCGGAAGGCGCGGCCGGCTCCAAGGTCGCCGCGATTCGCTCGTGGGGTGCGGAGGTTCGAAGCCACGGCAACGACTCCCTGCTCGCCGAGATCGAGGCGCGCCGGCACGCGGCCGTCGAGGGGATGACCTATCTTTCCCCCTATAACGATCCGGCTGTCGTCGCCGGCCAGGGCACGCTCGGCGCCGAGCTGGTGCAACAGATCGAACGACTCGACGCGGTCTTCTTGGCTCTTGGCGGCGGCGGCCTCATAGGAGGAGTCGGTGGTTATCTCAAGAGCGTCTGGCCGAGCCTGCGCGTCATCGCCTGTTCCCCCGAGAATTCACCGGTGATGCACGCCTCCCTGAAAGCCGGCAAGATCCTCGAGATGGAGTCGCTACCGACGCTGTCCGATGGCACGGCTGGAGGAGTCGAGACCGGTGCCATCACTTTCGCTCTGTGCCGCGAGATCATCGATGAGTCGTGGGTGGTCAGCGAAGACGAGATCCGCGAAGCCCTGAAGCTGATCCTCGGATCCCACCACACGCTCGTCGAGGGAGCCGCCGGCGTCGCGGTGGCGGGCTATCTCGCCAACCGCGAGCGTTTTGCCGGCATGAACGTCGCCATCGTCCTGTGCGGCGCCAACATCGACCTCGGCGTTCTCAAGGAGATCCTGTAA
- a CDS encoding GYD domain-containing protein, protein MATFIVLLDYTDQGIRNLRNSPQRADAFSEFAEKGGVSIVGQYWTIGSHDGVLIMEAPTEEKAASVLLHLGASGNVRTTTLRAFDWAEAQDLISAD, encoded by the coding sequence ATGGCCACATTCATCGTGCTGCTCGACTACACCGACCAGGGAATTCGTAACCTCAGGAACTCGCCGCAGCGAGCCGACGCTTTCAGTGAGTTCGCCGAGAAGGGCGGCGTCTCGATCGTAGGCCAGTACTGGACCATCGGCAGCCACGACGGCGTCCTGATCATGGAGGCGCCGACCGAGGAGAAGGCGGCCTCCGTACTCCTCCACCTCGGCGCCAGTGGCAACGTTCGCACCACGACGCTGCGAGCATTCGACTGGGCCGAGGCCCAGGACCTGATAAGCGCAGACTGA